TATGCAATATGCAGTGCGGCATGCTGATAGGCTTCGTATAAGTGAGCAACTGTTTGtgcattttttttaagttgggATTTGAGTGTAGGATTGAATGGGATTGTCTAGTTAATGATTAGCATGGAGGTATGACTACTCTATCACAAGTTTGAGTAATTATTAAGCACATAAACATATACTATGTTTGTATGAACATAACCTATAACATTGGTTAATATGGCTAGCTGTAGCAACAGAGTGGTCCAAACATCTTTACTCTAAAATAGAATAGACTCTTAAGAATTCTTATAATATAGGTTTTTAGCAGGCTAAAGAAGATTCAAtatttctctccttttctttgttCTCCTCTCGGCTTTATCAACAACCAAGAATTTGAAAGTAAACTAAATTGGTTGCACGCTAGTTGGTTTAATGGAAGGAAGAGTTAGATAGGTGGCAACTATCTACTAGGCAAAATTGTTTATGAAGGGCATACAACTAAAAAGAAATTTGTGCACATAGGTATACCACATcctgctctctttttttttagtttgtctACCTTTGTCCTTATAGCTGTGACTGTGATCTCTAGCTCATGTTGTTGATGTGTTGAATCTCTTATCATATTTCAAATTAGGGTTCCTTGATTTGTCTTTTGATCTAAGTCGAAATTTTCTTCTCATTGTACTCTTGATCGCTAATCTGGATTACTTGTGAAGTTTTGTAAGAACTTCAATATCTGACTTGGGTGCTACACTCTAAGGAGAATCCATCTTCTTAAGAGCATTTGATTTGGTAGGCATTATCAAACATGAGCATTTGGATGTTTGGGATATTAAATGTACTGTGGGcatgaaaaaaagaaggaacTAGTTGGGCATCATCCAAGCATAGACTAGGTTGGAGTGCCTCTTTCGACTTTGTTTCTCTTGGCTTTTGACGACCCAAAACCtaacaagaaaaacaaatttaacTTAGTGAGGGCTGGAACCCATCCTTCATCTTGAACGTAGACCTCGTGGTTCACCCCAAGTGCCTACTTTCTATTTGGCTTGTTCAGTTTGCATAAGCAATCTATTTTGTCACTGTCTACTTGATCCTATGGATATGAGAGACTGCTTATACATTTTTGTGGTGCGACTTGGAGGTTGCTCTTGCTTATGTAGTAAAATGCAGGATGACATGGAGTACCTTTTTCGATATGTTGATAAATGGTATTTTGTCTTTTATAGATGATATAGTTTTCaatgagaaataattttaaaactatgtttatttcttttagaaattttcttctatttttagtGTACTCTTTTAAATATGTGATTAGCGGATAACATTTGTTTATTGtcttatattttttcaagcCCATCAATCTTTGGAGGAAATGTTTGAAACGTCAAATGTTGCTAACAACAATGGCGATACggtttttctttacttttttcttttcaatttaagTGATGATTTTCTTTGCAATTTTTGTCTTCCATGGTGCACTTAAGGTTGACCTTttgctaattttgaaaataaatagaacATAAATTATTctagtaattttaattatttttgcaGGAAATATTAAATCCAATTTTTTGTTGgatgatttatttaaattttcataattattgGTTTTGGATAAGCCATAATCTCTTCTTTTAGTGGAtttcatattattaaaattttgaataatagttGTTTTTGGATAAGATAATAGTGTTAACgggatttattttgatttagatCTATTATAAATAATCTATACTTAAGGTATTGTAGAAAGCTAACAAATTGAGTTTTAGAAATTAGTTTTACATAATCCAATTGTGTCCCCTGGATCAGTCGGCGGGCGTCATCTCTCTCTTGCTATGTTGTTCTTTTCTCTCTAAGATTGGATATAGGCAAAGCTCTCTTTCTTTTgccttttttatcatttattagGCTGTACATCGTTCCAGGTGACACTGATCTTGATATGAAAACATTTTCTCTAAAAGTGAGGTGAATGGGTTGTAATGGAGTATGAGGAATGGATGGCTGGTTCATTGATGTTCAACAAGCTATAATTTTGGATTCCTGTTGACGTGATCAAAGAAAATATTTACCCTACTTTAGGGTCTATGTAGGTTTTTTGACCAAAGGTCCAAACTTGGATCTGACCTCTTTGCATAAGCGAATGTTTGTTTTTGATCTGTTGTAGATAATCCCTACATATATGCTACCGGTCGATCATGAAcagtcacgcctcgggacccagcggaagcccgcccggcatgtgtccagacccgccatacgtctaaaacatataaggcgtctacaaaaattaCGATAAATAATGCGATAATAAAAAGACATCTAGGActatcagagcatagtacaacATCTAGATTCTAAGAGATATAGAGTCAAATAAAAGAGCTAACAAATCCACTAAGAgtaaccataaagtagtacattGAACATccaaaatacaagtgctaaaagtataacaatggtggtctctatacacgggtacaaaacctctcactctcaactacaacaaaaaatgagagtaaaccacctaataagcaaaagaaacgctcctcgctagctagctaagtgATCCTcttcccgcgatcccgtgcctctgcCGTTGCTGAAGGCTCCgaaagaaaaccataaaataaagggcgtgagaactattaaataatagttcccggtgggcaattactgatttcagtgaaaagcaccactaggcccaaaagaactAAACATGTAAGTGCGATCAAGTAAGCAATGTGAACAAGTCTTTAAACATGAATATTTACTAaaccatgatgtctctacttagcatgattttgcatAAGTAAAATACTATTCTAACATGTATGTGCATAAATATACAACCAACATAATGTCCGCAATGTAAATAGTAATATGTCactgtttactattctagtcaatgtccaattGGCATACTATGTCACTATAGTTCCGATCATGTAGGACCTACACGTGGGTAGTCCAGGTTGCACCGTGcctcgtggtagtcaacatccccactctaggaatgagcctcccccacggcattccatttcggcgcctaatcccgcacgggcgagcatgtgtcgcgatggctatctccggagtgccggcttgtgggaagtgaccctcacaagcatgtgtgaatgagcacaatcggcaagcaagcgtaaaagtccgtctcaagtcccaagtcatcatgtctaaaacatgaaatgtagcatatatctcaatggcctatcactatgccatcatgtctaaaacatggaatatagtcgatgtccaatgaCCTATCACTATgcctctatgttgcagtttcatagtttactaagtCGGGTGCCCTTTTATGGCACTTCTATCcactaagtccaagcatgagtTTAGAGTTCAAAAGCACATAATTCGAGTCATTTTTATCATACGAGACATGTTCCCATCTTGCAAGAAAGaatacttctcacatgcatgcataatgcacataatgctctactatatagagttaaattttcatgatacatagcatatgtattttaagtattctaaaattcataaaaattctatttagcatgaatatgcatgcgatACGATGAaacgaaaatatttaaccactTAGGGGATGATTTCCCCTAatccaatgaagccaaacccaccgtcaCTCTCGCAAcctttcgtttcgccgaacaaaggtgcccactactctcctagcactctaaaggtatagaaaagagagatatacgaacgttacgaacaagacattgctcaaacattaagcaacacaagcaaaggtgaagaaaactcaccgaatgcgaggaaactctctcgatctccaaaagggatttagagtccttccaatccaacctaaacaaaggttctaaacccattaATTTGGTTCCAAAACCCTCTAATaaaaaatccccatttctaaccctaaatctcatttctagggttccaacaacAAAAATCCTCCAAAACATGATCTAAAAGAGAGATCATGGGTACTCACCTCTCAAGATGTTCCAAACCAAGCTTGGGATGCACCAAGGTTGAAGATCCTCCCTTTATCAAGCTCCAACAAAAGCTTCAAAGCTTTTCCAATGGTGAACACCCAACATGAAgcaaagagaaggagaaaagagagatcaaaactagttAAACCAAGCAAAATAGGGCAAAAATCCAAGGGAGAGGTCTTCACCTGGGTTCTCCACGAAATAGGGCTCAAAGGAGCTCTCTAAGGGGCTGGGGCAACATATATAGggtttgcaacaattgcaaatacacccctcaacAAAAACTGCTCGCACTGcactctgtaccggtacacgggaaagtgtaccggtacaaatcctgcgagacgacaaacccgagcctcaggTTGGCAGTTCACcacatgtgtaccggtacaaccatcaaggtgtacagGTACAaaacctgtaccggtacaaccatcaaagtgtatcggtacacagccctgcagaatgcaacccgagagcagtctaaGTCCTCGGTGGCCTCAGTGCTAttttaaatactacaattctcgggatacgagccataggtcggaccACTGTCAACGTCCCTCTAGAAtatctggaaaagctcggaacactgagcaaacactcgaaccttgcaatttgtaaaggtccagtgtgttacatgaaCTTAGGACATTGTCAATAGAAAGATTAGAGAAAGGTTCATAATCCATCAATCATCTCTCTGTGTCTGTGTCTCTGCCCAGTATATTTCTGATGTTTAATGTATGTTTTCATAATATTTGTGCATCTTAGTATTGTATCTCTCAATTTCATTGTGTATTCTAGTTTGCCTTTGTTAGTGATTGCTGGTTAGTTCAACGAACTGCAACACCTAACTTCATCGGCAGCTATATCTGAAGATGAATTACGATACAACAAAATGCAGTCAAGTAGGTGCGGAATTTCTGATGTAGGACTAGGATATATAGGTGGTGAAGTCCTCAGCTACTTAAGTCCTAACATCTTTATCAATGCATTCGTATTTCCCAGCCTTCTAATATAGAAAACACCACAAACCGCTAAATCGTTGCAATGGCTCTAAATTTGCCTCTCACCATGTCTTCTTAATCCGGCGTAAAGCCTATGGCAGACATCCAACTAGCCCCATATTGCTCCATGCCTTAATACACCAACTAGCGTGTAAGGGGATCTAGCCCACTAATATTACGAAGGTAGCGGGCTTTAGCCACACAGCCTAGAATAGTTGTGCCGGTTATTAGTATTAACACTTAAGTCTGTACAAGCCCAAGTACCTTACTTTTCCATGAGAGATTAAAAACGTTTTAAGTAACATAAGATTCCCTTCTTTTTATAGGTcaaaactgtcacgccccgagccccagCGGAAGCCCAACGGGCGCGTGCACAGATTCGCCGTGTACACTAAGCACCTCCGGtgcatacaaggcgtctacaacaacatgGAAAAGAAACAATCCTAACATGGCTATCAGAGCGAGAGCATAAGCCTACTATAAGTACATACAactggaaaagaagaaaactagTAAATCTCTAAATAAATACATAGTACATCCTTTAacaataaacaaaaagaaagatgttGACGGGTCCAACTATGATAACACCGCAAAAGCTCTAGCTAGACGCTAACTCCTTaacacgatccctagcctctcccgctgcggaaggctctgaaacaaaaacaaacaaccaatggaggtgagaactattaaacaatagttcccaatgggtaagTCGCCGAGAGTggtgaaatacaccactaggttaacTGAGGCATGCTAACATACAAAATGTGAGTAACATAAAGATGAcaagtaaataaacaaatttattaCTAAGTCATGCCTCAACATAATAATGTAAACTAATAGATATGATTTCCTATTGTCACATGCATTAAGTAAATGCATATGCAAGTTTACATGCTCATCATTGTTAAACTTTAACAACAGATTAAAGAACAATACTTTTCATTGTCAATATAATCATGCATCTATACTAATCAACATAGGTGTAGATTTACTACCACGAAAGTTGTCAATATTGATAATGACTAACATAAATGTCCATTTTCTAGAAATGCATCAAAAAGAGCCACGAGATAGTAACCGACTAGTATATCCATCtactatatatgcatcaactgcTGGTGATGTACGATGTCAAGTTTAATTACATTTATCCAATCAACGAGGGACTTACACGTGGTAAAGTCTCGGctcgtgccgtgcctaatggccccgcgGTAGTCAACacttcccacggcaatccacttcggcgcccaatctcgCACGGGCGATCTATCGTCGCAAGGcttctccggagtgccggcttgtagggagcgaccctcacaagcttgtgcgaatgagcacaatggcaagcaagtgtgATCAATAGCATGGTGTCCACATTTCAAAtgcccaatcatcatgtctaaaacatggaatcaCAACATCGACTCGAAGGTCGGATActattttatttgagttataACTCATTCAATTAACTAGGTAGGACTCTATCAATATGCATCGTATCTCAAACACGTAAGGGTCCATATAACATTCAAGACTCTGTCGGGTTTCACCCACTCTATTTCTACTATAGTCAAGAGAGTCATTACTAATGCCATATCCAATGAATCACAAGAATGCTCACAAAAATTATAATGTATGCCATATTGCCATGCATATGCTTTGCTACCAAGGTCTCCACTATATggaggaattttttttataaataatcctatccatttttataattataaaaataatttttttaaaaaaataattataaaaatagacctctaaatgcggtgaatgattcaccgcattcataactcttctttagaagtagaaaaagaataaaagcggtgaaccattcaccgcttttaccatcgtaaaaatataaaaaaaagtgagaaaaagaaagaaagtggtgaatgattcactgcttTTAAAAGCgctgaatcattcaccgcttttataggaccatatttacaaataaaaatttaacgagtctatttttagaataaaattttaggaaaggactattgcactaaaaaacccATATGGAGTATAGGAGTTATCATGCAAGCAATTCATTCAATTAGTATTATATGCGTTATGCGCTTGCCCCTATTATTGATCGCCCAAAGGCGTCGTAATCTCATTcgttatgtctaaaacatgaaatacgACTAACGACCTAAAGGTCGAGTACAATGTCATAATGCTCACTTAGTTGTTCAACTAGTTAGGTACAACATGCTTAACTTTACAATTTCTCTCTACCATGCAGTAGGTCATATTTGCCCTTGGCTAAAACAAGTATATTAATTAGTATgcaaatcgaactcaataattTCCTAACCACGCGAAGTCCCATAGGACTTTCATTTACTCATCTCTATCATGCATCCTAATGTTGCATAAGAGGAAAATACTATTACATGCTATCTAGTGCCATTTAGTGTACAAGTCTACATGATAAACCTTTACTAAATAGAGTATGAAATTCTACATGTCTCATGAATGTATCATGCATTCAAAATTTCTACCATGTCCTAACTAGCATGGATATGCACCAAATTATGTCTTATAATAACATAGAAGATATAGAGGGAGTttacccatttcggtgaggttaAACCCACCGGATATTCTTCGATCCCTTTCGTTCCTTTGAATGAAGTTGTCCGTCAagctcctagtaccctaagagAATTTCTAAAAGTGTTACAAGCTTCTAACAAGCCTCATACAAAAATAACCAAAACTCAAGTCCAAAATAGGTGGAAAATACCTTTACTCAAGAAGAATCTGACCAAAGTCCAAATCGAAGTTACAAAGCTTCAAATCCTACCTAAAAGagagttctacactcatcaattaggttccaaaagcCTCACAACAAGAATCCCTAAATTAAATCCTAGTTTTTCCATAACTAGGTTTAATTCCACAAATCTTCACAAAAACACAATCAAGAGTAGCAATTAGGTTACTAACCTTCAAGAaaactccaaaccaagctaaacttgagctagggttggagtttAATCCTGAACTAAGCTTCTAGCTTCACTTCCAAGACTCCTATAGGGTTCACCAAGCAAGCTTCCatggaaagaaagaagaaaacaagatCAAATCTTTAAATCTACATGAGATTAGAGAGGAAATCtaaagcgagagagagagaggaaaagcttACCGTAAGGTCCCAGCACAGAAGACCAAGAATGAGGGGTGCTAGGGATATACACTAATGTAACAATCCCAAAAAGGCCTCTCAAAAGCTCTCAAATAGCAAACTGCATGAAATGCAGTTATCGGTACCCAGCACAAAGACACCAAACCGGAGCGCTAGACCGTCAGGTTTAATACGGTGTATCGACACCCAGTTCGGTACTGGTACTCACCAACCAGTATTGGTACTCAACGCCCCAGCTCCTCAAACCTAAGAGCTGGCCAATTTGGCACTCTACAGGGTATCGGTACCAACATccaataccggtactcaacactaaaacctacactttgcatATTTCGATGTCGAAAGTCCGTTCTCACGCCTAATATGCTCCAAAAACAGGCAGATACAACACAAACAACCCTCAAAACATTtaaaatagttcaaagtacTATGCTTACACTAGAACCTTGCCATTTACTAAAGTTTAGTGTCCTACAAAAACAGATTCCAATCGCAGCAAATTAGCATCAACAGTGGCACTGATTGGGCCTTGaagcaaaaaggaaaatgaacttGGTAAAAGCTATTATGTCGACAAAGTATGATCCTAATTACTCAAATCGATTAAACTTGAAAGTGCCTCTGATTCCCCAGTAAGCGTAATGCTTGAGTATGTAAGGGCAAAGGCTTTGGTATTACTGAACTAGTtaactttgggttgaagtagCTTTGGCCAAGCTGTTGAGACTTTTAAATTTGCTGCACTACAATCTAATCAGGCCttatagagaaaaaaagtaAGATAAAATGTTATAGCTGGGGGTCACCTGTCCTAGAACTACTACGTTTAAccctcttaatctcttgggcctagccactgCCCAAAATATCTTAGAGAGGTTAAGAGGTTTTAGCCCTATATATCTTGtatatagaactatttcaaATCATGGGGTCGATGCATTCCTCCTCCCTTTAAGCCTTGACATTCTCGTCAGACTTTGATGATGTAAGCCTCATCTTGCTAGCCTTCATCCAAGCCTCATcttgctagccttgtcattATGATCCTAAGCCTGTCATTTTCAGATCTTGGTTTAGCCTGTCATTCAGATCCTAGCTCAATCGAGATTTATATCACACGTTCTGCTGTTGATTGTCTTTGGTACCAACTGTGATGCGCTCATTTCCTCTGGGCCTcatccatcctagaactactctagtccCAGCACGCTTAATGCTCTTAGCCTCTTGGCCTAGCCATTgctgcccaaaatgctatagctgtGTTAACAGGTTTTGTccattatatcttatatataaggcTATTCCAAACCTGGGGGTGTCACAACTTAATCTAATTAGCCTTACATAGGCAGAAAGTAAGATAAAATGCAAAGGTCCATGATGCTAAATGGTGCTAAATGGTATCTACAGCATCCTAAATGCACTCATTTTTTGTCCTCTTTTGTTgggagggagaggaaggagtAGGTTGTACTGACGATCGCATCATAATTTTGCTATAGGTAAGTGCATACGTGTCCACGTAAGAAGCATTTACAGATCAAAACTTTAGAAAATAAAGAGTGCATATCAAAATGAAAGGGATTAATGAAATATAGAGAAGTCCCATAACTTTTACAGGCTCTCCCCACACTTTCCCTAGGGCATTAAGCATTATAATATAGCAAGGATAATGCTGAAATTTACGTTAAAGAAGTCTAACTGTGAATTTGGTTAATAATTGAATCTTTGTTAGGAGTATCTACGCATGGTTCTAAGGAAGTATTTAAGCAGCTAATGACATACTTGTCGTGGTCAACTTACTCATGTGGACATGTACCTCTAGGCTGCTTTTTTCTAGGCAACATTGTTAAGGGATTACATTTCTCATATGCGCCCGCACCATCGCATGCACTGCTTTTCCTAGCATTTATAATGAAATGCTTGCGGACAACGTTATATGTGGAGGGATATATGTTCCAATTGTCAGAGAGTTATAGTTTAGATAGCAGCTATGTAatggttataattttttttttttaaaaaattaccagCCAAAGGAAGGTCAGAGAAAGTATTAGTAATTTAAGATTGATGGAAAAAAGCTTTCAAATGATAAGGCTCCATGGAACTGCATACTGTTCAAAAAGTAGCCATAATAACATTTAGGGAACTTATCTGAAATATGGACCATTTGGATTTTGCTacccaaactttcaaaattttgattttactacccaacctttcaatttgttcgaCTTGAGTTGGTCAACGCCATTGACTCCAAAATTTAGGCTAACTACTTTAATGAATATGTAATTGTGAAAATTGtctaaaatatactaattaacatGTGTAAGATAAACGATGCGTTCCAATTTGAAGTCAAACTACTTTGACTgagtcaaatcaaacaaattgaaaggtttggtagtaaaatcaaaattttgaaagtttaggtAGCCAAATCCAAAAGATCCATAGTTCAGGTTAGTTTCATGCAGTTTTACCTAACGTTTAAGATACAACCTCCAAACTGAAACCTTCTAGTATTAATGCATGGAGTTGtttgaacatgtaaacatgtggATTGAGTGTAGCGGTCGAGGTTACCTTGTGTATTTATGTTTTCCCTTGTATTatcatgaaatttaaaatcttcatAGGAGATGTAATGTGCTTTTAAGTGTCACATGACaataattcttcttttttttttaaaaaaatctgattATTATTCCTCTTCTCTTTTATGTCTTCTATCCTGTATCCATTGTTCCTTCTTTTTATCATCGCTTTGTCAACACTATTAATGTGTAAGATTGTAAACTGCTTGCTCTTTCTTCGCGCACCTTGAGCatccctcttttctttttttgcttgttttgtATTACGGGGTATATTTTGGAGTAagattaatttttcattttttctattCAGGAACACTATTATAAACAAGAGGCTATTAGACTAGTAAACTTTACAAAAACGTTGTATTCCTTGGATTCTGTAGATGTAAGTATCGATGCACTatggttatttatttttaagtaattatattaaaattttacttatttcttgaactaattttaacaaaattcttCTTTGTTCACATGTAGTTCTACAGGTGCCCGGTGGATCTGCATAAAGAGCTGGAGATGAAGGGTTTGATCCCACCTAATTTCATAGGAGCTGAAGAGTGTATAAGAGTAAGTATCTCAACGCAACATTTGTTACTATTGAAACAAGTATTTATTTTGTCTTTATGCAGCTAAGGTGCACCAAATCTAATATCGTGCATTACTATGATACGTACTACAAGTTAGTCGAAAAGCTCTGTGATTTGGCACCATATATGCAGGTTGCTTTCTCAACTGTTTCTAGTAATTTATTTCTGTGGATTACTATTAATTGTTTTTAATCTTGTTGTAGTGGAATCATGAGATTGGTAAGCAAGTTGAATGGCTAAAGGAGAAGGGTCATCTTACATCTCTCTGCGATTCTACTATTTCTGAGTACGAGATATGTTTGGCCCTTGAGGTGATTGTTTTGAATATATTGCTCGATTTTGGATTACGAGTTTATTTATGAACGTCAATCTAATTATTTAACTCTTCTCTTTCAAGAACCTCCATGGacttttttttgacatgtactgGCGGTTCCATCCTTTGATAACTGAGGTATTGATGAAGTATTTGTAAGTGGTATTGTTTTATCCTTGGTTCTAAAAAACAATCCATTTTGTAGGGTTACAGGGATGATTTATTAAAAATCATCAAACGAATGGCTGGAGCTATGCGACAAAGAGTGAAACAGGTATTTTAACTGTTGGCTTTCGCATACTGCTGTATTATCTTCATGGCATAATAGTGTAATCTTTATGTTGCTCAGACACATGAAGAATTTAGCAGACTACTGCCTCCCTATGGTGATTTCACTAACAATTTGCTCAACAAATGCAAGGAGACTTCTCCGGTATGTTGTGTTATGATGCCTAATGTGAATTTCTATTTCTAAAATATGGAGCGCGTTTTCCCCAATTAGTGTAAATCATGATTTCTTTGACTtgccactctctctctctctctctctcgcatgcGCACACCACCAACCCCACCCCTCCCTTCCCCCCACGGGGGCAATCAGTCAAACCAAAAACAACCatcccaaaaaacaaaaaagaaaaaaaattctctgtCGAATAACACTGTTATTGGTCTCCTTTTAGTTTAATGTGTAGACCCCTGGACTCTCCTAAAGTGCACTTAATCCTCCAATTTGTCCGTATTCGATCTTCTATTGAACTTTACCTTTATTCATTTTCCTTCCTTGATTCTAATTTGAGAGCATTGAAtacatcttttatttttggccaTTGCATGTAGGCCTAGGTACTGTGCTGCTATTAAACCAACCAACAAACCAAATGTCAGTCCAGAGCAGTGCACTTAAACCCATTCACCACCACCGCATTTGCACCACTTTGTGATGATTGCTGATGACGAGCATCAATGACATAATCTACATTTATTTGCTTCTACATTTGTAAGAACCGAAATAATAGCTTAATCTCTCTGTTCAGTCAcaacaagttttaaatttctCCTAATATGGAAAAATAGCTATATCTTGCCTACCTGAACAGTGGTTCGAGAGTGTAACCAAGCCTGTAGAGGACCTAGAGGGCTAAGTAGGTTGACTCTTTCATGCTATTGTGGTTCTTGCTCAAGGTTGATAACTGCTACGcttgtatttttttgtttatatgcTTTATCTCAGAGATTTCAAGCTGACATGTTGTATTTCGATGTTCATCTACATAAACTGGCTCTTTCTGTACATTCTGTACTTTGGCCAGAGAAGAGCCGTTTTGCGGTCTTAGTTTGGTGTTTTCTGATTTTACGTGCTTGTATctttccaaaatattttaagcAGTAGCGCAATAGTGTTTCAGCTTGTATATTCTTTTTGTTGGTGCTGTAAGTTTTTATTGTCGTCAAAATGTTCTTTACCTTTGTTTCAAAAAATAGCATTCATACAGTAGTCACGTGCAGAAGTTGATTTTAATAATTTGTTGTGGTACTACTGGTAATCTTCTATCTTGTATCCTACTACAGaa
The nucleotide sequence above comes from Ananas comosus cultivar F153 linkage group 17, ASM154086v1, whole genome shotgun sequence. Encoded proteins:
- the LOC109723517 gene encoding uncharacterized protein LOC109723517 isoform X4 codes for the protein MISMEEHYYKQEAIRLVNFTKTLYSLDSVDFYRCPVDLHKELEMKGLIPPNFIGAEECIRLRCTKSNIVHYYDTYYKLVEKLCDLAPYMQWNHEIGKQVEWLKEKGHLTSLCDSTISEYEICLALENLHGLFFDMYWRFHPLITEGYRDDLLKIIKRMAGAMRQRVKQTHEEFSRLLPPYGDFTNNLLNKCKETSPGYQHVAKQVALHGEFDSHLDSCESIQHDSSINELLEDETVVTRQFSLLEKELVKESLNAKIYMLKKVEEVESYFTCLESLVRRRLDGRDDFDKLVRELAKEGLFEFSNLPTDKPLRKNWDYSFFFSLNDEHHESETVEDCLAKVEERCDGKCFFLRKVLWRTKYYTNPIYEQFGDALKLIDLPQKFDCGLCC
- the LOC109723517 gene encoding uncharacterized protein LOC109723517 isoform X7 gives rise to the protein MISMEEHYYKQEAIRLVNFTKTLYSLDSVDFYRCPVDLHKELEMKGLIPPNFIGAEECIRLRCTKSNIVHYYDTYYKLVEKLCDLAPYMQWNHEIGKQVEWLKEKGHLTSLCDSTISEYEICLALENLHGLFFDMYWRFHPLITEGYRDDLLKIIKRMAGAMRQRVKQTHEEFSRLLPPYGDFTNNLLNKCKETSPGYQHVAKQVALHGEFDSHLDSCESIQHDSSINELLEDETVVTRQFSLLEKELVKESLNAKIYMLKKVEEVESYFTCLESLVRRRLDGRDDFDKLVRELAKEGLFEFSNLPTDKPLRKNWGQIEQGLHQPEVVCIPDLDCDDFSTIGHNIYLFCF